DNA from Mycobacterium bourgelatii:
CTGCGCAAGCGCGCGGCCGCCCGATTCGGGTCCAACACGGCATCGGCGGGCGCGGTATCGCTGCGCCTGCCGGTCCGAACACCGTTCGCCTACGAGGGGGTCTTCGGTCATCTGGCCGCCAGCGCGGTGCCGGGTTGCGAGGAGGTTCGCGACGGTGCGTACCGGCGGACGCTGCGGCTGGCGTGGGGCAATGGCCTGGTGTCGCTGACCCCCGCACCCGACCACGTGCGGTGCGTGCTGGTCCTCGACGACTTCCGCGATCTCGCGGCCGCCACCGCCCGGTGCCGACGGCTGCTGGATCTGGACGCCGATCCGGAGGCCGTGGTGGAAGCGCTCAGCGGTGACCACCAGTTGCGCGCGGTAGTGAACAAAGCTCCCGGACAACGGATTCCGCGAACAGTGGACGAAGCCGAGCTAGCCGTGCGGGCCGTGCTAGGCCAGCAGGTGTCCACGAAGGCGGCACGCACCCACGCCGGCAGACTGGTCGCCGCGTACGGGCAGACAGTGACCGACCCGCACGGCCGACTGACGCACACCTTCCCGTCCACCGAGCTACTGGCTGAGATCGACCCTGCGCATCTGTCCGTTCCCAAGGCACGCCAGCGGACCGTGACCGCGCTGATCGCCGGGCTTGCCGACGGTAGCGTGACCCTGGACGCCGGATGCGACTGGGAGCGCGCGCGTCGACAGTTGCTGGAACTGCCCGGCATCGGGCCCTGGACCGCGGAAGTGATCGCCATGCGCGGACTTGGAGACCCTGACGCCTTTCCGGTCAGCGATCTGGGATTGAAGCTGGCCGCCAAGCAACTTGGCCTACCCGTCCAGGAGCGGGGACTGCTGGAGCACAGCGCCCGTTGGCGGCCGTGGCGCTCCTATGCCACCCAGCATCTGTGGACCACCCTGGAACATCCGGTAAACCAATGGCCCGTACGGGAGATCGCATGATTCACTACCGCACCATCGACAGTCCGATAGGGCCGCTGACGCTGGCCGGCCGCGGTTCGGCGCTGACGAATTTGCGCATGGTCGACCAGACCTACGAACCGAGCCGTACCGGCTGGACGGAAGACGACGGGGCGTTCGGCGACGCCGTCGCCCAATTAGAGGCGTATTTCGCCGGCGAGCTCACCGACTTCGATCTCGAACTCGACCTGCGTGGCACTGAATTCCAGCTGCGAGTCTGGAAGGCGCTGTTGACAATTCCGTATGGGGAGACGCGGTCTTATGGCGAGATCGCCGAGCAGATCGGGGCCCCCGGCGCGGCCCGCGCCGTCGGATTGGCCAACGGCCACAATCCGATTGCGATCATCGTTCCGTGCCACCGCGTGATCGGTGCCAGCGGAAAACTGACGGGCTACGGTGGCGGCCTGGACCGCAAGCAGACCCTGCTCGGATTGGAGAAGCGCCGGACACCGGCGGAATTGACCCTGTTCGACTGAACCCGTGGTCGAGGGTTTCCCGCAGACCGCCCTGCCGATCATGGGCGTGCGATGGCGCCAAACTCCAGGGAAAACCCTCTATCGAAGCAGGAAAGCGACTTATATCGTTGGCCAGCAAAATCACGGGTCCGAGGCCGCAGCCCAGAAGTCCTTTGGAGTCGGTCTCGCAACGGAGTCTGGAGGCTACCGATGTCGTCGTTTACGTTCGTCAGCCCCGAGGCAGTCACCGCTGCGGCCGCGGAGCTGGCCGAGATCGGATCGACCGTCAACTCGGCCAACGCCGCGGCAGCCGTCCCCACGACGCAGGTCATCGCGGCCGCCAGCGATGAAGTGTCCACGGCGATCGCGGCGCTGTTCAGTACAAGCGGCCAGCAGTTCCAAGCTCTTTCCGCCCAAGCGGCGACCATTCACGGCGAGTTCGTGAAGCTGTTGAGCGGTGGCGCCGCCCAGTATGTGAGCACTGAGCTCGCAAATGCCCAGCAAACGCTGGCGAACGCGATCGGAGCTGGCCAGAGCGCCGTGTCTGCGGCCGAAACGCAGACCGTCCTACCCCCTCTCAGTTTTCCCACGCCGTTCGGCGAATTCGCGTTGAACTACAGCGAGGTTTACCCGGACGGCTTGAACGGGCCTCTCTCGTCGAGTCTGAGAGTAACCACTCCGCTCGGCTCACTCGTTTGGGAGACGAATGGGATCATGTCGGAGACCGGAAAGGTGATCACAACAACCGGGGGGACATTGATCACGCCACCGGCGGTCCCATTCCTCGCCGCGTTAGCCGGCCCTTACATCACAGGTGGGGCATCGCTGAGCAACAGCACCAACGCGTTCTTCAATGCCGTACAGACCGGGAACCCGTTGGGGGCCGCGGTCGCATGGTTGGGGGCCCCGTTCAATTTCACCGGCGCCGTGCTCTTCGGGCATGAAACGATCTCGATCCCGCTTGGGGAGGAAATCGGCGCGTACCCGCGGACGTTCCACATTCCCTTTGGCGGACTTTTCGCGCCCGCCCAACCCATCCGGGTCACATCGCCCACCTACACGATTGACAATCCCATATGGAACCCCCCGGGGGTGGAGGCCGTAAGCCTGGCACATGACATCGCCTACAGCGGAACGCAGTTCGGCGGATTCTTCCCGGTCCTGCTGAACACGATCGTAAGCACTTTTCTGCGCTGACTTCGGACACCCGTTGGGTGAGTTCTGCATTTCCAGTTCGCTGACCTGCGCTTTCGCTCGGCTTAGCGGCTCGTCTGGGGCACCAAGCCGGTAGCTTCGGGCCGTGGCGTACATGCGGAAGGTGCGCACGCGCCCTGGGGCCCGGTGACTGTGCAGGTGGTCCGCAAACATCGAGGGGCAGCGCACGATCCTGACGCACGTGGCGTCGGCGCACACCGATGCCCAGCCCGGGATTCTGGCGGGGCAGGCCCGTCGAATCGCCGCGCAGGACCACGGCGTTTTGGATATCGAGGTGCCCGCGCGGACCCAGTAGTCCATCGACGGCATTGCCGACTGGCGAACCGGCACCTTGCCGTTGTCGCGGTTGGCCTGCCCCGTCGCGGGGATGTCGGCCTCGCCGAACGTGAGGGGAGCACCCGGCCCTAGGTCGGTTTCGGGCCACAGTCCACACTCTCGGCGCGAACGACGCGGCCAACTCCAGGGAAATCCCTCTATCGACGCGGCCACACCGACAATACGGTCTTGGATGCCGCGAGGACATCTCGACGAGGCGGTTGCTGGCGCGAAAGCCACTAAGCGCACTCCTGAAAGACCAGTCCCGAAGGCGAACCGTCGTTGCCAGTATCCAAGTTGGAGGTTTCTTGATGCCATCGACATTCATCGCGCCGGAGATCGTGGCTGGGGCCGCTTCGGAGTTGGCCGAGATAGGAGCGGCGATCGGCTCGGCAAATGCGTCGGCCGCAGCACCTACGACGCAGGTACTGGCTGCTGCCGCCGATGAGGTGTCCACGGCGATCGCGGCATTGTTCAGTACCAACGCCCAGCAATTCCAATCCCTCGCCAACCAGGCCTTGAATTTTCACGACGGATTCGTGAAATTGTTGAATAACAGCGCGGCCCAGTACCTCAGCACGGAGCTGACCAATGCTCAACAAACCCTGGCCAACACGCTGAATGCGCCCATTCAGAACCTTTTGGGCCAACTCGCGATCGGAAGCGCCTCAACCCTGCCAAACCCCGCCGCCTCAGGGACATCCGGCCCAGTCTTGTGGGAGACACCATTCGGCCCGATAAAAGCATGGACGACCGTGGACTACGCCGACGTACTCCCTGGAGCAATGACGATGACGCTAACCCTTGAGACTGCAGTTGGGACCGTGGTGTGGTCCAACAGCGGTTTGTTGTCCCCCCCCTCCTCCCAAATGACCGGGGGAACAATAACCCTGCCCCCGGCGCTTCCGCTGCTAGCGGCCATGGCCGGCCCCTATGTCACCGGGCAAGCCTCGCTCGCGAACAGCAACAACGCATTCTTCGCTGCCATTGCTAATGGTGACTTCGTGGGCGCTACCAGTGCATTCGTATCCGCGCCTTTCGAATTCACCAATTCCATACTGTTTGGCCATCACACGGTCGAGATTGGGTCATCCCAGTTGCCAGCAATTCTGAACACTGGTGGCGTTGGCGGGCAGGATGCCTTCACGCTCAAGATTCCCTTTGGCGGGCTCATGGCTGGTGCTCAGCCCATTTCGGTAACCTATTATGACCAGCCGGGGACGTTTGTGGGTTCAACCTATTCGTATCAGGGCACCCAATTGGGCGGCCTAGGTTATGAAATCGCCCGGGCGACCGGCGGGCTCGCACTCCTCCAGGCAATCGGCGCCATTTAGCGAGAGCCCCGCCACTCCTCACCAGCAGACCACCGTACTCGGCGACATTGGCCGTCGGCGTCGCGGAATCCGAATGCAAGGTCTTGGTTGGCATCGGCCGCCGGCAGCTTAGCGAGCAACGTGGCTCATTGCTGGGCAGTGAGGCGCTCAGCGCCGCGCAGCAGCCGGTCTCGGCGGGCCGGCGCATGCAAAAACACCCCCATTGCTGGGGGTGTTTTTGTGTGTTCGGCGGTGTCCTACTTTTCCACGCGAAAAGCGCAGTATCATCGGCGCTGACAGGCTTAGCTTCCGGGTTCGGAATGGGACCGGGCGTTTCCCTGTCGCTGTGGCCGCCGTAACTCTATTTATTTTATACATTCAAGTTTGTTTGGTGGCGGGGTGCAGTGTCTAACGGCATAAATGCCGGAGACGGATAGTGGTTGCGATTGGTTTGTGTTGGTAAGTTTTCGGCCGGTTAGTGCCAGTCCCCTTCACCCATTACTGAGCTTCCAGGTCTGGCCTATCGAACCCGTGTTCTGCGGGGGGCCTTATCCCTCCTAGAGGGTGAGAAACCTGATCTTGGAGAAGGTTTCCCGCTTAGATGCTTTCAGCGGTTATCCTGTCCGAACGTAGCTATCCAGCGGTGCCCCTGGTGGGACAACTGGTGCACTAGAGGTTCGTCCGTCCCGGTCCTCTCGTACTAGGGACAGGTTTCCTCAAGTTTCTGACGCGCGCGGCGGATAGAGACCGAACTGTCTCACGACGTTCTAAACCCAGCTCGCGTGCCGCTTTAATGGGCGAACAGCCCAACCCTTGGGACCTGCTCCAGCCCCAGGATGCGACGAGCCGACATCGAGGTGCCAAACCATCCCGTCGATATGGACTCTTGGGGAAGATCAGCCTGTTATCCCCGGGGTACCTTTTATCCGTTGAGCGACACCCCTTCCACTCGGGGGTGCCGGATCACTAATCCCGACTTTCGTCCCTGCTTGACTTGTAGGTCTCGCAGTCAAGCTCCCTTGTGCATTTACACTCAACACCTGATTGCCGTCCAGGTTGAGGGAACCTTTGGGCGCCTCCGTTACATTTTAGGAGGCAACCGCCCCAGTTAAACTACCCACCAGGCACTGTCCGTGAACCGGATATACGGTTCGACGTTAGGTGTCCAATACGATCAGAGTGGTATTTCAACAACGACTCCACCTCAACTGGCGTCGAGGCTTCACAGTCTCCCACCTATCCTACACAAACCGTACCGAACACCAATACCAAGCTATAGTGAAGGTCCCGGGGTCTTTTCGTCCTGCCGCGCGTAACGAGCATCTTTACTCGTAGTGCAATTTCGCCGAGTCTATGGTTGAGACAGTTGAGAAGTCGTTACGCCATTCGTGCAGGTCGGAACTTACCCGACAAGGAATTTCGCTACCTTAGGATGGTTATAGTTACCACCGCCGTTTACTGGGGCTTAAATTCTCCGCTTCACCCTTACGAGTTAACGGGTCCTCTTAACCTTCCAGCACCGGGCAGGCGTCAGTCCGTATACATCGTCTTGCGACTTCGCACGGACCTGTGTTTTTAGTAAACAGTCGCTTCTCACTGGTTTCTGCGACCGGTTTCCGCTCCCACCGCAAGGGTGTTCACGGCATGCCGGTCCCCCTTCTCCCGAAGTTACGGGGGCATTTTGCCGAGTTCCTTAACCATAGTTATCTCGTACGCCTTGGTATTCTCTACCTGACCACCTGTGTTGGTTTGGGGTACGGGCCGTGTGTGAACTCGCTAGAGGCTTTTCTTGGCAGCAGAGGATCACCGAATTCGCCTCAATCGGCTATGCATCACCTCTCAGGATTAATGAGCGACGGATTTGCCTATCGCTCTCCCTACGGGCTTGCCCCAGTATTACCACTGACTGGTACGGCTACCTTCCTGCGTCACCCCTTCGCTTGACTACTACCAACTGGGGTCCCACGCAGCCGGTCACCGTCGCACCCCGAAGGGATTGATCAGCGACCATTTGGGTGGTTAGCACAATTGATTCATCACGGGCGCGCACACACGGGTACGGGAATATCAACCCGTTGTCCATCGACTACGCCTGTCGGCCTCGCCTTAGGTCCCGACTCACCCTGGGCGGACTGGCCTGGCCCAGGAACCCTTGGTCTTTCGGCGGGCAAGGTTCTCACTTGCCTATTCGCTACTCATGCCTGCATTCTCACTCCCCCACCCTCCACCGTCGGTCACCCGACGGCTTCGCTGAATGAGGGACGCTCCCCTACCCACACCTACATACGTAGATGTGCCGCGGCTTCGGCGGTGTGCTTGAGCCCCGCTACATTATCGGCGCACAATCACTTGACCAGTGAGCTATTACGCACTCTTTCAAGGGTGGCTGCTTCTAAGCCAACCTCCTGGTTGTCTTTGCGACTGCACATCCTTTTCCACTTAGCACACGCTTGGGGGCCTTAGCCGGCGATCTGGGCTGTTTCCCTTTCGACGTACGGAGCTTATCCCCCGCCGTCTCACTGCCACGCTTGACACCACGGCATTCGGAGTTTGGCTGACGTCAGTAACCTGATAGGGCCCATTGGCCATCCAGTAGCTCTACCTCCGTGGTGAACCACGCAACGCTGCACCTAAATGCATTTCGGGGAGAACCAGCTATCACGGAGTTTGATTGGCCTTTCACCCCTACCCACAGCTCATCCCCTCAGTCTTCAACCTAAGTGGGTTCGGGCCTCCACGCGGTCTTACCCGCGCTTCACCCTGGCCATGGGTAGATCACTCCGCTTCGGGTCCAGAACATGCCACTACACCCCTTACGGGGATACGCCCTATTCAGACTCGCTTTCGCTGCGGCTACCCCACACGGGTTAACCTCGCGACATGTCCCTGACTCGCAGGCTCATTCTTCAAAAGGCACGCCATCACCCCACGAGGAGGCTCTGACGGATTGTAGGCGCACGGTTTCAGGTACTCTTTCACTCCCCTCCCGGGGTACTTTTCACCATTCCCTCACGGTACTAATCCGCTATCGGTCATCGAGAAGTATTTAGGCTTACCGGGTGGTCCCGGCAGATTCACAGCAAATTCCACGGGCTCGCTGCTACTCGGGAGCTAAAACAAGGCAGGTGTCGGGTTTTAACGTACCGGGCTCTCACCGTCTACGGCGGACCATCCCAGGCCACTTCCGCTAACCACAACACTTTTTGACTGCCCCTCAGCCAGGTAGAGCTGAGAAGTAATAGTCCCACAACCCCGCACACACAACCCCTACCCGGTATCGCATGCGTGCGGTTTAGCCATTTTCCGCGTTCGCTCGCCACTACTAGCGGAATCACAATTGTTTTCTCTTCCTACGGGTACTGAGATGTTTCACTTCCCCGCGTTCCCTCCCGCACCCTATATATTCAGGTACGGGTAACACGACATGACTCGTGCTGGGTTTCCCCATTCGGACATCCTCGGATCCACGCTCGGTTGGCAGCTCCCCGAGGCATATCGCAGCCTCCCACGTCCTTCATCGGCTCTCGATGCCAAGGCATCCACCATGCGCCCTTAGACACTTACAAACACTACAAAAACCAAAGAATAAAATTGCACAAAACAACACGTCACCGCGAACGGCAACGCATACATTTTGATGCTCGCAACCACTATCCAATTCTCAAACACCACACCCCACCACCAAGATGGTGGGACAA
Protein-coding regions in this window:
- a CDS encoding PE family protein; protein product: MSSFTFVSPEAVTAAAAELAEIGSTVNSANAAAAVPTTQVIAAASDEVSTAIAALFSTSGQQFQALSAQAATIHGEFVKLLSGGAAQYVSTELANAQQTLANAIGAGQSAVSAAETQTVLPPLSFPTPFGEFALNYSEVYPDGLNGPLSSSLRVTTPLGSLVWETNGIMSETGKVITTTGGTLITPPAVPFLAALAGPYITGGASLSNSTNAFFNAVQTGNPLGAAVAWLGAPFNFTGAVLFGHETISIPLGEEIGAYPRTFHIPFGGLFAPAQPIRVTSPTYTIDNPIWNPPGVEAVSLAHDIAYSGTQFGGFFPVLLNTIVSTFLR
- a CDS encoding PE family protein; this translates as MPSTFIAPEIVAGAASELAEIGAAIGSANASAAAPTTQVLAAAADEVSTAIAALFSTNAQQFQSLANQALNFHDGFVKLLNNSAAQYLSTELTNAQQTLANTLNAPIQNLLGQLAIGSASTLPNPAASGTSGPVLWETPFGPIKAWTTVDYADVLPGAMTMTLTLETAVGTVVWSNSGLLSPPSSQMTGGTITLPPALPLLAAMAGPYVTGQASLANSNNAFFAAIANGDFVGATSAFVSAPFEFTNSILFGHHTVEIGSSQLPAILNTGGVGGQDAFTLKIPFGGLMAGAQPISVTYYDQPGTFVGSTYSYQGTQLGGLGYEIARATGGLALLQAIGAI
- a CDS encoding DNA-3-methyladenine glycosylase 2 family protein; its protein translation is MHEDFDRCYRAVQSKDARFDGWFVIAVLTTRIYCRPSCPVRPPFAGNVRFLPTAAAAQREGFRACKRCRPDASPGSPEWNVRGDVVARAMRLIADGAVDRDGVTGLAAHLGYTTRQLERLLQAEVGAGPLALARAQRMQTARILIETTDLPFGDVAFAAGFSSIRQFNETVRLVCDSTPTQLRKRAAARFGSNTASAGAVSLRLPVRTPFAYEGVFGHLAASAVPGCEEVRDGAYRRTLRLAWGNGLVSLTPAPDHVRCVLVLDDFRDLAAATARCRRLLDLDADPEAVVEALSGDHQLRAVVNKAPGQRIPRTVDEAELAVRAVLGQQVSTKAARTHAGRLVAAYGQTVTDPHGRLTHTFPSTELLAEIDPAHLSVPKARQRTVTALIAGLADGSVTLDAGCDWERARRQLLELPGIGPWTAEVIAMRGLGDPDAFPVSDLGLKLAAKQLGLPVQERGLLEHSARWRPWRSYATQHLWTTLEHPVNQWPVREIA
- a CDS encoding methylated-DNA--[protein]-cysteine S-methyltransferase, which produces MIHYRTIDSPIGPLTLAGRGSALTNLRMVDQTYEPSRTGWTEDDGAFGDAVAQLEAYFAGELTDFDLELDLRGTEFQLRVWKALLTIPYGETRSYGEIAEQIGAPGAARAVGLANGHNPIAIIVPCHRVIGASGKLTGYGGGLDRKQTLLGLEKRRTPAELTLFD